One Polaribacter sp. SA4-12 genomic window carries:
- a CDS encoding DUF4834 family protein → MGLLRTIFIIIFCYYAFKFLARLFAPYLMKKATETIKKKAEQQFGGQQQQQQKSTVEEGKTVIDKKPGSQQQSKNSVGEYVDFEEVD, encoded by the coding sequence ATGGGTTTACTAAGAACTATATTTATTATCATTTTTTGTTACTATGCTTTTAAGTTTCTAGCACGATTATTTGCGCCTTATTTGATGAAGAAAGCTACAGAAACAATTAAAAAGAAAGCTGAACAGCAATTTGGAGGACAACAACAACAGCAACAAAAAAGTACTGTTGAAGAAGGGAAAACAGTAATCGACAAAAAACCAGGTAGTCAACAACAAAGTAAAAATTCTGTTGGTGAATATGTAGATTTTGAAGAAGTTGACTAA
- a CDS encoding transporter, translated as MKHLFTKLFLVFLFIVTNSIQAQYTDVINSNKPGFSESPYSVGTGVYQFETNFFLRDTSIEPTFSMPQSFGIDLLFRTSFFLEKLELNAQLTYQRDKVAFKNIFTSHYFTSGLSKFTIGAKYLLFQPEYTDKTKEVRSWKRRNAFDKKRLIPSVAIYLGMNTDLVNDIYKTESITPKVGVLLQHNLTNEFNVISNVYYDKIGTDFSEISYIITATQNFGSRWSGFLEHQGIFQKYQNNVNFGTGLAYLFSKDFQINTSARYLLEGKASGFYGSLGISYRINKHQDAYTDLDEVSKQLKDTPITRYNAEQRRGFFSRILNIFKKKDKNTTTRKRATRTRKSTTKKKKSGFLGLFSKKKKKEETEIEKLEREIKELEKEVEKDNK; from the coding sequence ATGAAGCACCTTTTTACAAAACTCTTTTTAGTCTTTTTATTTATTGTAACAAACTCTATACAAGCACAATATACAGATGTAATAAACTCAAATAAACCTGGTTTTTCTGAAAGTCCTTATAGTGTTGGCACAGGAGTTTATCAATTTGAAACTAATTTTTTCTTAAGAGATACAAGCATTGAACCTACTTTTTCTATGCCACAATCTTTTGGAATAGATTTACTTTTTAGAACTAGTTTTTTTCTTGAAAAATTAGAATTGAATGCTCAATTAACATATCAGAGAGATAAAGTTGCTTTTAAAAACATATTTACTTCTCATTATTTTACTTCTGGATTAAGTAAATTTACAATTGGAGCAAAATATTTATTGTTTCAACCAGAATATACAGATAAAACAAAAGAAGTTAGAAGTTGGAAAAGAAGAAATGCTTTTGATAAAAAACGTTTGATTCCTTCTGTAGCTATTTATTTAGGGATGAATACCGATTTGGTAAACGACATTTATAAAACGGAAAGTATTACTCCTAAAGTTGGTGTTTTATTACAACATAATCTTACCAACGAATTTAATGTTATTTCAAATGTATATTATGATAAAATAGGAACTGACTTTTCTGAAATTTCATATATAATAACAGCTACACAGAATTTTGGTTCAAGATGGTCTGGTTTTTTAGAGCATCAAGGAATTTTTCAGAAATACCAAAATAATGTAAATTTCGGAACTGGATTAGCATACTTATTTAGTAAAGATTTTCAAATTAATACTTCTGCAAGATATCTTTTAGAAGGAAAAGCTTCTGGTTTTTATGGTAGTTTAGGAATCTCTTATAGAATTAACAAACACCAAGATGCTTATACGGATTTAGATGAAGTAAGCAAACAGCTAAAAGACACACCAATTACCAGATACAACGCCGAACAAAGACGTGGTTTTTTCTCTAGAATTCTAAATATTTTTAAGAAAAAAGATAAAAACACAACTACTCGAAAAAGAGCCACAAGAACTAGAAAGTCAACGACTAAAAAGAAGAAAAGTGGTTTCTTAGGTTTGTTCAGTAAGAAAAAGAAAAAAGAAGAAACAGAGATCGAAAAATTAGAAAGAGAAATTAAAGAACTCGAAAAGGAAGTAGAAAAAGATAACAAATAG
- a CDS encoding GTP cyclohydrolase: MITLKKVTSKKDMKAFVLFPFSLYKDNKYWVPPIIKDEIDNFDPTKNPVFENADAQFFVAMRDNKIVGRVIAIINWFEVEKQQIKKMRFGWFDIIDDIEVSKVLLDKVREIGLENNLEYIEGPVGFNNLDKTGVLTEGFDHLGTMITWYNHPYYKDHLEQLGFVKEKEYLENKFKFKNVDGVYFDRISNILKRRFKLKALDFTKTKDIMPYVDEMFEVFDAAYSKLSTFVPISDSQIAFFKKKYISFINPEYIKFVVDENNKLVAFAIVMPSFSEALQKAKGKLFPFGLFHLLKARKHAKDVTFYLIGVHPDYQNKGVHAIIFDQYTKTFKPLGIDNCIRTPELEDNEAINKLWENFKPVTHKRRRTYKKSIQ, from the coding sequence ATGATTACGCTAAAAAAAGTTACTTCAAAAAAAGATATGAAAGCCTTTGTGCTTTTTCCTTTTTCATTATATAAAGACAATAAATATTGGGTTCCTCCTATTATAAAGGATGAAATTGATAATTTTGATCCAACAAAAAATCCTGTTTTCGAAAATGCAGATGCTCAGTTTTTTGTAGCAATGCGAGATAATAAAATTGTTGGTAGAGTAATTGCAATTATAAATTGGTTTGAAGTTGAAAAACAACAAATTAAAAAAATGCGTTTTGGTTGGTTTGATATTATTGATGATATCGAAGTTTCAAAAGTACTTTTAGATAAAGTAAGAGAAATCGGACTTGAAAATAACCTAGAATATATTGAAGGTCCTGTTGGGTTTAATAATTTAGATAAAACGGGTGTTTTAACTGAAGGGTTCGATCATTTAGGAACTATGATTACTTGGTATAATCATCCTTATTATAAAGATCATTTAGAGCAATTAGGTTTTGTAAAAGAGAAAGAATATTTAGAAAATAAATTCAAATTTAAAAATGTTGATGGTGTTTATTTTGATAGAATAAGTAACATTTTAAAAAGACGTTTCAAATTAAAAGCATTAGATTTTACAAAGACAAAAGACATTATGCCTTATGTTGATGAAATGTTTGAAGTTTTTGATGCAGCGTATTCTAAATTATCAACTTTTGTACCTATTTCTGATTCTCAAATAGCATTCTTTAAAAAGAAATACATTTCATTTATCAATCCAGAATATATAAAATTTGTGGTTGATGAAAATAATAAATTAGTTGCTTTTGCAATTGTAATGCCTTCTTTTTCTGAAGCTTTACAGAAAGCAAAAGGAAAATTATTTCCATTTGGATTGTTTCATTTATTAAAAGCGAGAAAGCACGCTAAAGACGTTACTTTTTACTTGATTGGCGTACATCCAGATTATCAAAATAAAGGTGTACATGCTATTATTTTTGATCAATACACAAAAACATTTAAACCTTTAGGTATTGATAATTGTATTAGAACTCCTGAGTTAGAAGACAATGAAGCCATTAATAAATTGTGGGAAAACTTTAAACCTGTAACTCATAAAAGACGTAGAACTTATAAAAAGAGTATTCAGTAA
- a CDS encoding 16S rRNA (uracil(1498)-N(3))-methyltransferase, whose product MQLFYNSEITVETKQITFDKIESKHIVRVLRKQVNDVLKITNGKGFLFDVKIIIASDKKCLAEVINAEEKPKPWNYYLHIAIAPTKNNDRIEWFLEKATEIGIDEITPIICSNSERRIVKLERFEKIIQSAMKQSLKFTLPKLNEPIKLNDFLKQDIDGQVCIAHCEEQEKTLLQSVVKPSEKTTILIGPEGDFSSEEIKNCLAKNMTPISLGESRLRTETAALVAVNTVSFINQ is encoded by the coding sequence ATGCAACTATTTTATAATTCAGAAATTACTGTAGAAACCAAACAAATTACTTTCGATAAAATAGAGAGTAAACATATTGTACGTGTTTTACGTAAACAAGTAAATGATGTTCTAAAAATCACAAACGGAAAAGGTTTTTTGTTTGATGTAAAAATAATTATTGCTAGTGATAAAAAATGCCTTGCAGAGGTTATTAATGCTGAAGAAAAGCCAAAACCTTGGAATTATTATTTACACATTGCAATTGCGCCAACTAAAAACAATGACAGAATAGAATGGTTTTTAGAGAAAGCAACAGAAATTGGTATTGATGAAATTACGCCAATTATTTGCTCTAATTCTGAGCGTAGGATTGTAAAACTAGAACGTTTTGAGAAAATTATTCAATCTGCAATGAAGCAATCTTTAAAGTTTACGTTGCCTAAATTGAATGAACCTATAAAACTGAATGACTTTTTAAAACAAGATATTGATGGACAAGTTTGTATTGCACATTGTGAGGAGCAAGAAAAGACATTATTGCAATCTGTTGTAAAGCCATCAGAAAAAACAACGATTTTAATTGGTCCTGAAGGAGATTTTTCATCAGAAGAAATAAAAAACTGTTTAGCAAAAAATATGACTCCAATTTCTTTAGGAGAAAGTAGATTAAGAACAGAAACTGCTGCTTTAGTTGCAGTTAATACAGTTTCATTTATCAATCAGTAG
- a CDS encoding helix-turn-helix domain-containing protein has translation MSVKEIFNLFLLISALHGFLFCAVILFSKNRKEKSMLFINLLVLTISLNNIQSWILAKDFFIEYFFLDYVHIPWHFLIAPFFYMFLIYYLEIEKRSKNLLKIILPVFIIIISIRIGFVSFLSDKNTSDIAYLFEKYTSIEEIFSLIVSLIIFVYSFQILSKKEQLFTKILSFDNLKWIYTFFKLGLLTYIFWIIALAITVALDFKEFIYSYYPLRVLTTVLIYWIGYQAILQLRLLKERKDLRKQLNFQHVIKETTSKNEEEKDADKKLLFDKIHSLIEEKKLFIEPKLNADYLANELDISSSKLSSIIKLFSDKNFNDYINEFRIELAKELLIHKDYINYTITSIGLESGFNSKSSFYATFKKHTGLTPTEYQKSLI, from the coding sequence TTGTCAGTTAAAGAAATTTTCAACTTATTCTTATTAATTAGTGCATTGCATGGTTTTTTATTTTGTGCTGTTATTTTATTTTCAAAAAACAGAAAAGAAAAAAGTATGTTGTTCATCAATTTATTGGTGTTAACAATTTCATTAAACAACATTCAATCTTGGATTCTTGCCAAAGACTTTTTTATAGAATATTTCTTTTTAGATTATGTTCACATTCCTTGGCATTTTTTAATTGCTCCATTCTTTTATATGTTTCTCATCTACTATTTAGAGATTGAAAAACGAAGTAAAAACTTATTAAAAATAATACTTCCAGTTTTTATAATAATCATTTCTATAAGAATTGGTTTTGTTTCATTTCTCAGTGACAAAAACACTTCTGACATTGCCTATCTATTTGAAAAATATACTTCTATTGAAGAAATTTTCAGCTTAATAGTTTCCTTAATTATCTTTGTATATTCTTTTCAAATACTATCAAAAAAGGAACAGCTATTTACAAAAATATTGTCTTTTGATAATTTAAAATGGATTTATACTTTCTTTAAATTAGGTTTATTAACCTATATCTTTTGGATAATTGCCCTCGCAATAACAGTCGCTTTAGACTTTAAAGAATTTATATACTCTTATTACCCGCTTCGTGTTTTAACTACTGTATTAATTTATTGGATTGGTTACCAAGCAATCTTACAATTACGTTTATTAAAAGAAAGAAAAGATTTAAGGAAACAGTTAAACTTTCAACATGTAATTAAAGAAACTACTTCTAAAAATGAAGAAGAAAAGGATGCTGATAAAAAACTATTATTCGATAAAATACATTCTCTAATTGAAGAAAAAAAACTCTTTATAGAACCAAAGTTAAATGCAGATTATTTGGCAAATGAACTTGATATTAGTTCCTCTAAATTATCTAGCATTATTAAATTATTTTCTGATAAAAACTTTAACGATTACATTAATGAGTTTAGAATTGAACTTGCAAAAGAGTTATTAATTCATAAAGATTACATAAACTATACCATTACTTCTATTGGTTTAGAATCTGGTTTTAATTCTAAATCTAGCTTTTATGCTACTTTTAAAAAACATACAGGTTTAACGCCTACAGAATATCAAAAGTCTTTGATATAA
- a CDS encoding DUF4159 domain-containing protein: MKQIFFIFLTYLSLISYAQDVAILKYNGGGDWYANPTAIPNLVAFANKNIKTNISKNPQAVTIGSEDLFNYPMLFMTGHGNIHFSDDDANNLRNYLISGGFLHVSDNYGLDKFIRRELKKVFPKLEFKEIPTNHPIYNQTFKFPNGIPKIHEHDKKAAQGFGLFYEGRLVIFYDHETDLSDGWEDEIIHNNPKSVREKALKMGANIIEYAFKN, from the coding sequence ATGAAACAAATATTCTTTATTTTTTTAACATACTTATCGTTAATTAGTTATGCGCAAGATGTTGCTATTTTAAAATATAATGGTGGTGGAGATTGGTATGCAAACCCAACTGCAATTCCGAATTTAGTAGCATTTGCTAATAAAAACATTAAAACCAACATTTCTAAAAACCCACAAGCTGTAACAATTGGTAGCGAAGATCTTTTTAACTACCCAATGTTATTTATGACAGGTCATGGAAACATCCATTTTTCTGACGATGATGCTAATAACCTTAGAAATTATTTAATTTCTGGCGGATTTTTACATGTTTCAGACAATTATGGTTTGGATAAATTTATAAGAAGAGAGTTAAAAAAGGTATTTCCAAAATTAGAGTTTAAAGAGATACCTACAAATCATCCTATTTATAATCAGACTTTTAAATTTCCAAACGGAATTCCGAAAATCCATGAACATGATAAAAAAGCTGCACAAGGTTTTGGCTTATTTTATGAAGGAAGATTGGTTATTTTTTACGATCATGAAACTGATTTAAGTGATGGTTGGGAAGATGAAATTATACATAATAATCCTAAAAGTGTGAGAGAAAAAGCATTAAAAATGGGTGCAAACATTATAGAATATGCTTTTAAAAATTAG
- a CDS encoding bile acid:sodium symporter family protein, whose product MLLKISPYLDIDDIRINFDESGLWVLNIAIAIIMFGVALGITIDDFKRLFKNPKIVFVGVLSQFILLPAFTFLAILIIEPHPSFALGMMMIAACPGGNVSNFFSKMAGGNAALSVSLTAFATLICIVMTPLNLQFWGSLYEPTNEILKTVYLNPFDLFKLVSLILGVPLILGMLIKHYHAEMAGKIEKVLKPLSMLVFIALIFIAFSQNLDVFVNHIHHVLFLVVFHNIFAYFLGFYTAKSFKLNHRDCKTIAMETGIQNGGLGLLLIFGFFEGLGGMALLAAFWGIWDVFSGMALATYWGRKTKQKLATVLNNTIK is encoded by the coding sequence ATGCTTTTAAAAATTAGTCCTTATTTAGACATAGACGATATTAGAATCAACTTTGACGAAAGTGGTTTATGGGTATTAAATATTGCCATTGCTATTATTATGTTTGGTGTTGCTTTAGGAATTACTATAGACGATTTTAAACGACTCTTTAAGAATCCTAAAATAGTTTTTGTTGGAGTTTTATCACAATTCATTTTATTACCTGCATTCACTTTTTTAGCAATTCTAATTATAGAACCTCATCCTAGTTTTGCTTTAGGAATGATGATGATTGCTGCTTGCCCTGGTGGAAATGTTTCTAACTTTTTTAGTAAAATGGCTGGTGGAAACGCCGCTTTATCTGTTAGTTTAACTGCTTTTGCAACATTAATATGTATTGTAATGACGCCTCTTAACTTACAGTTCTGGGGAAGTTTATATGAACCAACTAATGAAATTTTAAAAACAGTTTATTTAAATCCTTTTGATTTGTTTAAATTAGTTTCCTTAATTTTAGGAGTCCCTTTAATTCTTGGAATGCTCATAAAACATTACCATGCTGAAATGGCAGGTAAGATTGAAAAAGTTTTAAAACCTTTATCAATGTTGGTTTTTATTGCATTAATTTTTATTGCATTTTCTCAAAATTTAGATGTTTTTGTAAATCACATTCACCATGTATTATTCTTGGTTGTTTTTCATAATATTTTTGCTTACTTTTTAGGTTTCTATACTGCAAAAAGTTTTAAATTAAATCATAGAGATTGTAAAACAATAGCTATGGAAACAGGTATACAGAATGGTGGTTTAGGTTTATTACTCATTTTTGGTTTCTTTGAAGGTTTAGGCGGAATGGCTTTATTGGCTGCTTTTTGGGGTATTTGGGATGTGTTTTCTGGTATGGCTTTAGCAACTTATTGGGGAAGAAAAACCAAACAAAAACTGGCTACTGTACTTAACAACACAATTAAATAA
- a CDS encoding lysophospholipid acyltransferase family protein, with protein sequence MKALWYNLIRLIVKTGLFFYSNRIKVVGEKNIPKKGAVLFAINHPNGLIDPLIATTNIRRDSHYLVRAASFKKPLIKKILASLNLMPIYRIRDGASQLGKNQEIFESCFDIFKKGETLMIFPEGSHNRKRTIRPLSKGFTRIVFGALDKYPDLEISVVPVGLTYQNASYYPTKVSVNFGTPISVNEFYNPEKPNISVVQLKDEVSNQLKKLSVHIDDDENYENTLTKLNDAQVDFTNVDLVNKMIESGNIPEKKSAKLNLLKPLFYLIVLNSIIPVLIWKTVSKKVDEIEFIDTFRFAFNKVTFPLFYGLQTWVISLFFGWNIAGIYFLISIFLILIYSKFSVTNTETKIHHELS encoded by the coding sequence TTGAAAGCACTTTGGTACAATCTTATTAGGCTAATTGTTAAAACTGGTTTATTCTTTTATTCCAATAGGATAAAAGTTGTTGGTGAAAAAAATATCCCTAAAAAAGGAGCAGTTTTATTTGCGATAAATCACCCGAATGGATTGATCGATCCTTTAATTGCAACAACAAATATTAGAAGAGACAGTCATTATTTAGTGAGAGCTGCATCTTTTAAAAAACCTCTTATAAAGAAAATTTTAGCTTCTTTAAACTTAATGCCTATTTACAGAATTAGAGATGGCGCTAGTCAGTTAGGAAAAAACCAAGAAATTTTTGAAAGTTGTTTCGATATTTTTAAGAAAGGAGAAACTTTAATGATTTTCCCCGAAGGAAGTCATAATAGAAAACGAACAATAAGGCCTTTAAGTAAAGGTTTTACAAGGATTGTATTTGGCGCTTTAGACAAATATCCTGATTTAGAAATAAGTGTAGTTCCTGTTGGATTAACCTATCAGAACGCTTCTTATTACCCAACAAAAGTATCTGTGAATTTTGGAACACCTATTTCTGTAAATGAGTTTTATAACCCCGAAAAACCAAATATTTCTGTAGTTCAACTTAAGGATGAAGTAAGCAATCAATTAAAAAAACTGAGTGTTCATATTGACGATGATGAAAATTACGAAAACACCTTAACGAAGTTAAATGATGCTCAAGTAGATTTTACGAATGTAGATTTGGTAAATAAGATGATTGAATCTGGAAATATACCTGAGAAGAAATCTGCCAAATTAAATTTATTAAAACCATTGTTTTACCTCATCGTTTTAAACAGTATTATTCCTGTTTTAATTTGGAAAACTGTTTCTAAAAAAGTGGATGAAATTGAATTTATAGATACTTTTAGATTTGCTTTTAATAAAGTTACTTTCCCCTTGTTTTATGGACTTCAAACCTGGGTTATTAGTTTATTCTTTGGTTGGAATATTGCAGGAATCTATTTTCTAATATCAATCTTTTTGATTCTGATTTACAGTAAATTTTCTGTAACAAATACAGAAACTAAAATACATCACGAACTTTCTTAA
- a CDS encoding glycoside hydrolase family 3 N-terminal domain-containing protein, with protein MKKELLIILFIGFVFNLSAQSVDPLRTKDAEAQTIWVDSIMKNMTLDEKIGQLFMIQAYSNKDEKHAYFITKMIKEYHVGSLIFMQGTPEKQAELNNRYQDSAKVPLMIGFDGEWGLDMRLKNTYRFPWNMTLGAIRNDSLIKEFGAHLGKHCKRLGIHINFAPVVDINTNPENPIIGNRSFGENKENVTQKAIAFTEGMQSIGVLANAKHFPGHGDTASDSHHTLPVLNFDMARLDSVELYPYKKVFDAGIASVMTAHLSIPSLESDSRLPTSLSKNVVTNLLQQKLGFLGLVITDGLNMKGAANYATSSEIDLAAIQAGNDLLLIPQDVPATVNLIKKAIELKTLTEERVDISVRKILKAKYWAGLHTYKPIVLEDIEKDLNTIEDELLHRELVKNSLTVVKDINGDLPIRNLEKRKIAYVKLGDASGDDFVKMLQNYGKVDVVSDKNLDGIIKKLKPYNLVIVGFHRSNLNPWKSYKFIDKELVWLQEISREKNVILDVFTSPYSLLQVKTFTNIEGIVVSYQNSKLAQELSAQLIFGAFGAKGKLPVSIKNEFLEGHGFITSNLNRFEYTIPEAVKMSSLKLEKIDSLAKIILDKKMTPGFQVFVARKGKVILNKSYGYHTDKKALKVKNSDVYDLASLTKILASLPLIMKAEEEHKISLNEKLQELLPSFKGSNKASVSVREILSHYGKLKAWIPFYVATQDSVTHKNSPVFYREKKSKKFNIKVANNLYLNKNYKDSIYKYIRDADQREKAGYKYSDLGYYIFKEAIEREYDKPLNNLVDEEFYQSLGANRTSYLPLLKFSKNEIIPTEKDDYYRNQLIQGYVHDMGAAMLGGVGGHAGLFANANDVAKIMQMYLQKGTYGGKRYLKTATLDKFNHRYFSDKKVRRGLGFDKPQLNPKVKATCGCVSDESFGHSGFTGTYTWADPKSGLVYVFLSNRVYPTARNRSLVSSNIRTEIQQIIQDAILD; from the coding sequence ATGAAGAAAGAGTTACTTATTATCCTTTTTATAGGTTTTGTTTTTAATTTATCTGCTCAAAGTGTAGATCCTTTAAGAACGAAAGATGCAGAGGCGCAAACTATTTGGGTAGATAGTATTATGAAAAATATGACCTTAGATGAAAAAATCGGTCAGTTATTTATGATACAAGCCTATTCTAATAAAGATGAAAAACATGCGTATTTTATTACGAAGATGATTAAAGAATATCATGTTGGTAGTTTGATTTTTATGCAAGGAACTCCAGAAAAACAGGCAGAATTAAATAATAGATATCAAGATTCTGCAAAAGTGCCTTTAATGATTGGTTTTGATGGGGAATGGGGTTTAGATATGCGTTTAAAAAACACGTATCGTTTTCCTTGGAATATGACTTTAGGAGCTATTAGAAATGATTCTTTAATTAAAGAATTTGGTGCCCATTTAGGGAAACATTGCAAGCGTTTAGGAATTCATATAAATTTTGCACCTGTTGTTGATATCAATACAAATCCTGAAAATCCTATTATTGGAAACCGTTCTTTTGGTGAAAATAAAGAAAACGTAACTCAGAAAGCAATTGCATTTACAGAAGGAATGCAAAGTATTGGAGTTTTGGCAAATGCTAAACATTTTCCTGGTCATGGAGATACAGCATCCGATTCTCATCATACATTGCCAGTTTTAAATTTTGATATGGCACGTTTAGATTCTGTAGAATTGTATCCGTATAAAAAAGTTTTTGATGCAGGTATTGCTAGTGTAATGACAGCGCATTTAAGTATACCAAGTTTAGAGTCTGATAGCAGATTGCCAACTTCTTTGTCTAAAAATGTGGTGACTAATTTATTGCAACAAAAATTAGGCTTTTTAGGTTTGGTAATTACAGATGGTTTAAATATGAAAGGTGCTGCAAATTATGCAACATCATCAGAAATTGATTTGGCAGCAATTCAGGCAGGAAACGATTTATTATTAATTCCGCAAGATGTACCAGCAACTGTAAACTTAATTAAAAAAGCAATTGAGTTAAAAACACTAACAGAAGAACGTGTAGATATTTCTGTTAGAAAAATATTGAAAGCAAAATATTGGGCAGGTTTACATACTTATAAACCTATTGTATTAGAAGATATTGAAAAGGATTTAAATACGATTGAAGACGAATTATTACACAGAGAATTGGTAAAAAACTCATTGACAGTTGTTAAAGATATTAATGGAGATTTGCCTATTCGAAATTTAGAAAAAAGAAAAATTGCTTACGTAAAATTAGGTGATGCTTCTGGTGACGATTTTGTAAAAATGTTACAAAATTATGGAAAGGTCGATGTTGTTTCTGATAAAAACTTAGACGGAATTATAAAAAAGTTAAAACCTTATAATTTGGTGATTGTTGGTTTTCATAGATCAAATTTAAATCCTTGGAAAAGTTATAAGTTTATAGACAAAGAGCTTGTTTGGTTGCAAGAAATTTCAAGAGAAAAAAATGTGATTTTAGATGTTTTTACAAGTCCATATAGTTTATTACAGGTAAAAACATTTACAAATATAGAAGGCATTGTTGTTTCTTATCAGAACAGTAAATTGGCGCAAGAACTTTCTGCTCAATTAATATTTGGTGCTTTTGGTGCAAAAGGAAAGTTACCCGTTTCTATTAAAAATGAGTTTTTAGAAGGTCATGGTTTTATTACGTCAAATCTTAATCGGTTTGAGTACACAATTCCTGAAGCTGTAAAAATGTCTTCCCTAAAATTAGAAAAGATAGATTCTTTAGCCAAGATTATTTTAGATAAAAAAATGACTCCAGGTTTTCAGGTTTTTGTAGCAAGAAAAGGGAAAGTTATTTTAAATAAAAGTTATGGTTATCACACAGACAAAAAGGCGCTAAAAGTAAAAAATTCTGATGTTTATGATTTAGCATCACTTACAAAAATATTAGCTTCTTTGCCATTAATAATGAAAGCAGAAGAAGAGCATAAAATTTCTTTAAACGAAAAGTTACAAGAACTTTTACCAAGTTTTAAAGGATCTAATAAAGCAAGTGTTTCAGTGAGAGAGATACTGTCTCATTATGGTAAATTAAAAGCGTGGATTCCTTTTTATGTAGCAACTCAAGATAGTGTAACACATAAAAATTCACCTGTTTTTTATCGCGAAAAAAAATCAAAAAAGTTTAATATTAAAGTTGCTAATAATTTGTATTTAAACAAGAATTATAAAGACAGTATTTATAAATATATTAGAGATGCAGATCAAAGAGAAAAAGCTGGTTATAAATACAGCGATTTAGGTTATTATATCTTTAAAGAAGCTATTGAGAGAGAATATGATAAACCTTTAAATAACTTGGTAGACGAAGAGTTTTATCAATCTTTAGGAGCCAATAGGACAAGTTATTTGCCGCTTTTAAAGTTTTCAAAAAATGAAATTATTCCAACTGAAAAAGACGATTACTATCGCAACCAATTAATACAAGGTTATGTGCATGATATGGGTGCAGCAATGTTAGGCGGAGTAGGAGGTCATGCGGGTTTATTTGCCAATGCAAACGATGTTGCCAAGATTATGCAAATGTATTTGCAAAAAGGAACTTATGGAGGTAAACGTTATTTAAAAACGGCTACTTTAGATAAATTTAATCACCGATATTTTTCTGATAAAAAAGTACGTAGAGGTTTAGGTTTCGATAAGCCACAATTAAACCCAAAAGTAAAAGCGACTTGTGGTTGTGTTTCCGATGAAAGTTTTGGGCATTCTGGTTTTACAGGTACTTACACTTGGGCAGATCCAAAAAGCGGATTGGTGTATGTGTTTCTATCTAATAGAGTGTATCCTACAGCGAGAAATAGAAGTTTGGTAAGCAGTAATATTCGTACAGAAATTCAGCAAATTATTCAAGATGCTATTTTAGATTAG
- a CDS encoding ABC transporter ATPase, with protein sequence MFTEYKNLPNNSRVWIYQSDREFTANEVELISAKAKEFINQWTRHGDDLKGSFTIKYNQFLVLAVDESFNDVSGCSIDSSVRFIQGLENELKLDLMDKMNITFKDNDTINLVKLSDFQKFAKEQKVTSETIVFNNMVSTKEDFENNWEIPAKESWHKRFLV encoded by the coding sequence ATGTTTACAGAATATAAAAATTTACCCAACAATTCTCGCGTTTGGATTTACCAATCTGATAGAGAGTTTACAGCAAATGAAGTTGAATTAATTTCAGCAAAAGCAAAAGAGTTTATCAATCAATGGACGCGTCATGGAGATGATTTAAAAGGTTCTTTTACTATAAAATACAATCAGTTTTTGGTATTGGCAGTAGATGAAAGTTTTAATGATGTTTCTGGTTGTTCTATTGATAGTTCAGTTCGTTTTATTCAAGGTTTAGAGAATGAATTGAAATTAGACTTAATGGATAAAATGAACATTACTTTTAAAGATAACGATACTATTAATTTAGTAAAATTATCTGATTTTCAAAAGTTTGCGAAAGAACAAAAAGTAACTTCAGAAACAATTGTGTTTAATAATATGGTTAGCACAAAAGAAGATTTTGAAAATAATTGGGAAATTCCTGCAAAAGAAAGCTGGCACAAACGCTTTTTGGTATAA